One Methylobacterium sp. 77 DNA window includes the following coding sequences:
- a CDS encoding invasion associated locus B family protein, producing MFFANRPARPMRAAAILALAGMMGSAGLAAPALAQAPKGKAAAPTAPAPAAPTSPTPAAQQPAGPQIVNVKSEPSQADWTKVCGKDQNTSTDVCYTTRDFVSDQGQPVLAVAVYDMKNAQQSVRVVRYLLPLGLLLSPGIRFTVDGQQATPGKFAVCFPNGCFAEAGNVGNDLVNALKKGTTLNISVQNQAQREVTFAVPLTGFGKAFDGPAVDPKVLEEQQKKLQAELEKRSEDMRKNLEKQNAAGAATAPATGAAPKP from the coding sequence ATGTTCTTTGCCAACCGTCCCGCGCGCCCGATGCGCGCTGCCGCGATCCTCGCCCTGGCCGGCATGATGGGCAGTGCGGGCTTGGCGGCACCGGCCCTCGCCCAGGCCCCGAAGGGCAAGGCCGCGGCTCCGACCGCGCCCGCCCCGGCGGCACCGACCAGCCCGACCCCGGCCGCACAGCAGCCGGCCGGCCCGCAGATCGTCAACGTGAAGTCCGAGCCGTCGCAGGCCGACTGGACCAAGGTCTGCGGCAAGGACCAGAACACCAGCACCGACGTCTGCTACACCACCCGCGACTTCGTCTCCGACCAGGGCCAGCCGGTCCTCGCGGTGGCCGTCTACGACATGAAGAACGCCCAGCAGAGCGTGCGCGTCGTGCGCTACCTGTTGCCGCTCGGCCTGTTGCTCAGCCCCGGCATCCGCTTCACCGTCGACGGTCAGCAGGCGACGCCCGGCAAGTTCGCGGTGTGCTTCCCCAACGGCTGCTTCGCCGAGGCCGGCAATGTCGGCAACGACCTCGTGAACGCGCTGAAGAAGGGCACCACCCTCAACATCAGCGTCCAGAACCAGGCCCAGCGCGAGGTCACCTTCGCCGTGCCGCTGACCGGTTTCGGCAAGGCCTTCGACGGCCCGGCCGTGGACCCGAAGGTGCTGGAAGAGCAGCAGAAGAAGCTCCAGGCCGAGCTCGAGAAGCGCAGCGAAGACATGCGCAAGAACCTCGAGAAGCAGAACGCCGCCGGCGCTGCCACCGCCCCGGCCACAGGAGCGGCTCCGAAGCCCTGA
- a CDS encoding CoA ester lyase — MKLPRRFFQPLATGAPAPFRDLPVKLERMIHFVPPHNDKVRARVPELAATVDVVLGNLEDAVPVDQKEAARKGFVAMAQATDFAASGTGLWTRINALNSPWILDDLFEIVSQVGDKLDVVMVPKVEGPWDIHYIDQLLAQLEARHGVSKPILVHAILETAEGVANVDAIASASPRMHGMSLGPADLAASRGMKTTRVGGGHPDYRVIADPTSDGAARASAQQDLWHYTIAKMVDACMANGLKAFYGPFGDFSDGDACEAQFRNAFLMGCAGAWTLHPNQVAIAKRVFAPDPAEVAFAVRIVEAMPDGTGAVMLDGKMQDDATWKQAKVIVDLAKLVAEKDPELAKTYGLK; from the coding sequence ATGAAATTGCCGCGTCGCTTCTTCCAGCCGCTCGCCACAGGCGCGCCGGCCCCGTTCCGTGATCTGCCGGTGAAGCTCGAGCGGATGATCCATTTCGTCCCGCCGCATAACGACAAGGTCCGCGCCCGCGTGCCGGAGCTCGCCGCCACCGTGGACGTGGTGCTCGGCAACCTCGAGGACGCGGTGCCGGTCGACCAGAAGGAGGCGGCCCGCAAGGGCTTCGTCGCCATGGCGCAGGCGACCGATTTCGCTGCCTCCGGCACCGGATTGTGGACCCGCATCAACGCCCTCAACTCGCCCTGGATTCTCGACGACCTGTTCGAGATCGTGTCCCAGGTCGGGGACAAGCTCGACGTGGTGATGGTGCCCAAGGTCGAAGGCCCGTGGGACATCCACTACATCGACCAGCTCCTGGCCCAGCTCGAGGCCCGGCACGGCGTGTCGAAGCCGATCCTGGTCCACGCCATCCTCGAGACCGCCGAGGGCGTCGCCAATGTCGATGCCATCGCCTCGGCCTCGCCGCGCATGCACGGCATGAGCCTCGGCCCCGCCGATCTCGCCGCCTCGCGCGGCATGAAGACCACCCGCGTCGGCGGCGGCCACCCGGATTACCGGGTCATCGCCGACCCGACCTCGGACGGCGCCGCCCGCGCGAGCGCCCAGCAGGACCTCTGGCACTACACCATCGCGAAAATGGTCGATGCCTGCATGGCCAACGGCCTCAAGGCCTTCTACGGCCCGTTCGGCGACTTCTCGGACGGGGATGCCTGCGAGGCCCAGTTCCGCAACGCCTTCCTGATGGGCTGCGCCGGTGCCTGGACCCTGCACCCGAACCAGGTCGCCATCGCCAAGCGCGTCTTCGCCCCCGATCCGGCGGAAGTCGCCTTCGCCGTGCGCATCGTCGAGGCCATGCCCGACGGGACCGGCGCGGTGATGCTCGACGGCAAGATGCAGGACGACGCCACCTGGAAGCAGGCCAAGGTCATCGTCGATCTCGCCAAGCTGGTGGCCGAGAAGGACCCGGAACTGGCCAAGACCTACGGTCTGAAGTGA
- the recG gene encoding ATP-dependent DNA helicase RecG, with protein MTDESRPTPLRPSILDPLFAPAQSLPGVGPKMAPLIERLLGTPEQPARIVDLLFHLPQGGVARTMMGSIAEAPPGEPVTLGVTVTGYRPPQAGAGRRPFRVLVEDGTGDITLVFFGMPQARVEKMLPLGAHRYISGRIDLWDGHRQMVHPSRIVDEAGLAALPAVELVYGATEGLTSRAISKLAHSALDRLPILPEWQDPAWLAREGLPGFADALRAEHRPENAPPAPSGDGIVPRTPARRRLAYDELLASQLALALTRARNRRAPGRANAGDGHLKDRIEAALPFALTGAQNRAVAEIRADLASDRRMLRLLQGDVGSGKTAVALLAMASAVEVGRQAALMAPTEILARQHFERLTGLVGALRLRLLTGRDKVSERRATLADLADGHIDIVVGTHALFQDSVIFKDLGVAVVDEQHRFGVHQRLALGAKGAAVDILVMTATPIPRTLALTCFGDMDVSVLDEKPAGRQAITTRLVSVDRLDEVVAGLGRALAAGDRVYWICPLVAESEYVDLAAAEDRFADLRQEFGDAVGLIHGKMPGPDKDAAMERFAAGETRILVSTTVVEVGVDVPEATIMVIEHAERFGLAQLHQLRGRVGRGAKASTCLLLYRGPLGQVSRARLEMMRETEDGFRIAEEDLRLRGEGEVLGTRQSGVAAFRLASLESDGSLLDVARDDARLIVERDPGLKSERGKALRVLLYLFERDAAIRLLGAG; from the coding sequence ATGACAGACGAATCCCGCCCGACACCCCTGCGCCCCAGTATCCTCGATCCGCTCTTCGCTCCGGCGCAATCCCTGCCCGGCGTCGGGCCGAAGATGGCGCCGTTGATCGAGCGGCTGCTCGGCACGCCGGAGCAGCCCGCGCGGATCGTCGACCTCCTGTTCCACCTGCCCCAGGGCGGGGTGGCGCGCACGATGATGGGTTCCATCGCCGAGGCACCACCGGGCGAGCCGGTGACGCTCGGCGTCACGGTGACCGGCTATCGCCCGCCACAGGCCGGGGCGGGGCGGCGTCCCTTCCGGGTCCTGGTGGAGGACGGCACCGGCGACATCACCCTCGTCTTCTTCGGCATGCCGCAGGCCCGCGTGGAGAAGATGCTGCCGCTCGGCGCACACCGCTATATTTCGGGCCGGATCGATCTGTGGGACGGGCATCGCCAGATGGTGCATCCGTCGCGGATCGTCGACGAGGCCGGGCTCGCCGCCCTCCCCGCCGTGGAACTCGTCTACGGCGCCACCGAGGGCCTGACCTCGCGGGCGATCTCGAAACTCGCGCATTCCGCCCTCGACCGCCTGCCGATCCTGCCGGAATGGCAGGACCCGGCCTGGCTCGCGCGGGAAGGGCTGCCGGGCTTCGCCGACGCGCTGAGGGCCGAACACCGTCCCGAGAACGCGCCGCCCGCGCCCTCCGGCGACGGCATCGTACCCCGCACACCCGCCCGCCGCCGCCTCGCCTATGACGAGCTTCTCGCCTCGCAACTGGCGCTCGCCCTGACGCGGGCGCGCAACCGCAGGGCGCCCGGCCGGGCTAATGCCGGGGACGGGCATCTCAAGGACCGGATCGAGGCCGCCCTGCCCTTCGCGCTCACGGGCGCGCAGAACCGTGCCGTCGCCGAGATCCGCGCCGACCTCGCCTCCGACCGACGCATGCTGCGCCTGCTCCAGGGCGATGTCGGTTCCGGCAAGACGGCGGTGGCGCTGCTGGCCATGGCCTCGGCGGTGGAAGTCGGGCGTCAGGCCGCCCTGATGGCGCCCACCGAGATCCTGGCGCGCCAGCATTTCGAGCGCCTGACCGGGCTCGTCGGCGCATTGCGCCTGCGCCTCCTGACCGGGCGCGACAAGGTCTCCGAGCGCCGCGCCACCCTCGCCGACCTCGCCGACGGCCATATCGACATCGTGGTCGGCACCCACGCCCTGTTCCAGGACAGCGTGATCTTCAAGGATCTCGGCGTCGCCGTGGTGGACGAGCAGCACCGCTTCGGCGTCCACCAGCGCCTTGCTCTGGGCGCCAAGGGGGCGGCGGTGGACATCCTGGTGATGACCGCGACGCCGATCCCGCGCACCCTGGCGCTCACCTGTTTTGGCGACATGGACGTCTCCGTCCTCGACGAGAAACCGGCCGGGCGGCAGGCCATCACCACCCGCCTCGTCTCCGTCGATCGCCTGGACGAAGTGGTGGCGGGTTTGGGCCGGGCGCTCGCCGCCGGGGACAGGGTCTACTGGATCTGCCCCCTGGTGGCGGAATCGGAATATGTCGACCTCGCCGCCGCCGAGGACAGGTTCGCCGACCTGCGGCAGGAATTCGGCGATGCCGTGGGCCTGATCCACGGCAAGATGCCGGGGCCGGACAAGGACGCCGCGATGGAGCGGTTCGCCGCCGGCGAGACGCGCATCCTGGTCTCGACCACGGTGGTGGAGGTCGGCGTCGATGTGCCCGAGGCGACGATCATGGTGATCGAGCATGCCGAGCGGTTCGGTCTCGCCCAGCTGCACCAGCTGCGCGGACGGGTCGGGCGCGGCGCCAAGGCCTCGACCTGCCTGCTGCTCTATCGCGGTCCGCTGGGACAGGTCTCGCGGGCCCGCCTCGAGATGATGCGCGAGACCGAGGACGGGTTTCGCATCGCCGAGGAGGATCTGCGCCTGCGCGGCGAGGGCGAGGTGCTGGGCACACGCCAATCGGGCGTGGCCGCCTTCCGGCTCGCGAGCCTCGAGAGCGATGGAAGCTTGCTGGACGTCGCCCGCGACGATGCCCGGCTCATCGTCGAGCGCGATCCCGGCCTCAAATCCGAGCGCGGCAAGGCCCTGCGGGTGCTGCTCTACCTGTTCGAGCGCGACGCCGCGATCCGGCTGCTTGGGGCGGGATGA
- a CDS encoding succinate dehydrogenase assembly factor 2 gives MSGTTRTSADLSPRRRRTLFRAWHRGMREMDLIMGRFADAEIGTLTETELDTFELLIEVPDRDLFRWLTGEDETPENYDTPVYRRLKSFHKHDAPIH, from the coding sequence ATGTCCGGAACCACCCGCACCAGCGCCGACCTGTCGCCGCGCCGGCGCCGCACCCTCTTCCGCGCCTGGCATCGCGGCATGCGCGAGATGGACCTGATCATGGGCCGTTTCGCCGATGCCGAGATCGGCACGCTGACCGAGACGGAACTCGACACGTTCGAGCTCCTGATCGAGGTGCCCGACCGCGACCTGTTCCGCTGGCTCACCGGCGAGGACGAGACCCCGGAGAACTACGACACGCCGGTATACCGGCGCCTCAAGTCGTTCCATAAGCACGACGCGCCGATTCACTAG
- a CDS encoding patatin-like phospholipase family protein — MSGSSTRHGLLYAAGMVAMLGIALPVEAAPSHAGAQAKSAPAKSSTAKSSTAKPAAPQASAARSTERVAYTAGDAAEARPDGLTGHLRIAADDTRAFQSLIDGASAASDPWLVLSGGGENGAFAAGLLNGWSKAGNRPDFGIVTGVSTGAMIAPFAFLGSSADATLARAYTEISAADVFEFGGTNEALTDTWPLKRRIERMVTGKLLADIAAEHAKGRRLLVATTAVDSERPVLWDMGAIASEASPKALDLFRSIILASSAVPGVFPPVMIDAVGADGKHFQEMHADGGTTAPFYLAPEAAILGKAKVRLPTSTVYLVVNNTVAPDFQMATRTTLSVLGRAMSAAIKAQTRAALALTERFAERNSLDLDVAQIDNRFTRTTSAPFDQDYMKALFAHGESLGRDGTAFSRGTPAASIPTGSTGDRFGGTETPTSLARR, encoded by the coding sequence ATGTCCGGATCATCCACCCGACACGGTCTTCTCTACGCTGCCGGCATGGTCGCCATGCTCGGCATCGCCCTGCCGGTCGAAGCCGCCCCCTCCCATGCGGGCGCACAGGCGAAATCCGCACCCGCCAAATCATCGACGGCCAAATCATCGACGGCCAAGCCAGCAGCGCCCCAGGCATCGGCGGCCAGATCGACCGAGCGCGTGGCGTACACGGCTGGTGACGCGGCCGAGGCCCGCCCCGACGGCCTGACGGGCCATCTCCGGATCGCGGCCGACGACACGAGGGCGTTCCAGAGCCTCATCGACGGGGCGAGCGCCGCATCCGATCCGTGGCTGGTCCTGTCCGGCGGCGGCGAGAACGGCGCCTTCGCCGCCGGTCTCCTCAACGGCTGGTCGAAAGCCGGCAACCGGCCCGATTTCGGGATCGTCACCGGGGTGAGCACCGGGGCGATGATCGCGCCCTTCGCCTTCCTCGGCTCCAGCGCCGATGCGACCCTGGCCCGCGCCTATACCGAAATCTCCGCCGCCGACGTGTTCGAATTCGGCGGCACCAACGAGGCTCTCACCGATACCTGGCCGCTCAAGCGCCGGATCGAGCGGATGGTGACGGGCAAGCTCCTCGCCGACATCGCCGCCGAGCATGCCAAGGGACGGCGGCTGCTGGTCGCCACCACGGCGGTGGACAGCGAGCGCCCGGTCCTGTGGGACATGGGCGCCATAGCCTCTGAAGCCAGCCCCAAGGCGCTCGACCTGTTCCGCTCGATCATCCTCGCATCCTCGGCGGTGCCGGGCGTGTTCCCGCCGGTGATGATCGACGCGGTCGGTGCGGACGGGAAGCATTTCCAGGAGATGCACGCGGATGGCGGCACCACGGCGCCGTTCTACCTGGCGCCGGAGGCGGCGATCCTCGGCAAGGCCAAGGTGAGGCTGCCGACGAGCACGGTCTACCTCGTCGTCAACAACACGGTGGCGCCGGACTTCCAGATGGCCACACGCACGACCCTGAGCGTGCTCGGCCGCGCGATGTCCGCCGCGATCAAGGCGCAGACCCGCGCGGCCCTGGCCCTGACGGAGCGCTTCGCCGAGCGCAACAGCCTCGATCTCGACGTGGCGCAGATCGACAACCGGTTCACGCGCACCACTTCGGCGCCCTTCGACCAGGATTACATGAAGGCCCTGTTCGCCCATGGCGAGAGCCTTGGGCGCGACGGCACCGCCTTCAGCCGGGGGACGCCCGCCGCCTCGATCCCCACCGGATCGACGGGCGACCGCTTCGGCGGGACGGAGACGCCGACGAGTCTCGCCCGGCGCTGA
- the mfd gene encoding transcription-repair coupling factor, translating into MAKSQSTKPQPAVPAPKPQTARFALPKSGALARALEALKRGDSPTLANVPEGFDAVVVADLARALSRSFEGPAVLVHVARDSGRSNAFQNALSFVAPEIELMSVPAWDCQPYDRVSPNSAIAAQRMTALSRLSRSRSSEERPRILCTTVNALIQRVPPKTHIAVETFSAAIGNVVPMETVTAWVEANGFLRTGTVRDTGEYAVRGGILDLSPPGLPNPIRLDFFGDTLESIRAFDPETQRTVGSLRSLDLVPMSEVQLTTETIRRFRQGYISTFGAATRDDRLYETISEGRRYAGVEHWMPLFYDHLDTLFDYVPGVPLIFDAQAEEAVAERLSLIRDYYDARAEAMKAPSPGVAPYKPLRPSSLYLTQNDWKERVAASSVARLSPFSVPESPERLTIDCEGKAGRTFAAERADETASVFDAAVAHVKELQGSGHHVILGSWSDGSRDRLCGVLADHGLKKPIAINTLTAVNALKRGTDVAVAVWGLDAGFTVDKLAVISEGDILGDRLVRQKRKSKRPQDIILEVQALQPGDLVVHADHGIGRFIGLKTVTAAGAPHDCLEIQYAGGLLLLPVENIELLTRYGSEDAEVALDRLGGGAWQARKAKMKKRILEMAGQLIKIAAERFVRQAPRLQAPEGLYGEFAARFVFEETEDQATAIDAVLSDLNAGRPMDRLVCGDVGFGKTEVALRAAFAGAMGGKQVAVVVPTTLLARQHFRTFAERFKGLPVQVAQLSRFVSAADMKQNRAGLAAGTVDIVVGTHALLAKNVAFKDLGLIIVDEEQHFGVAHKERLKALQADVHVLTLSATPIPRTLQLAMTGVRELSIIATPPVDRLAVRTFVIPFDALMIREALLRERYRGGQSFYVVPRIEDLAEVKRFLDQEMPETKVAVAHGQMAAGQLEDVMTAFYEGKFDVLLSTTIVESGLDIPTANTLIVHRADMFGLAQLYQLRGRVGRAKARAYALFTTPANKQLTVQAEKRLQVLQTLDTLGAGFQLASHDLDIRGAGNLLGDAQSGHIKEVGYELYQQMLEDAVTALKAGIEEPVEEAWSPTIALGAPVTIPEDYVEDLTVRLGLYRRLSTLENDAEMESFGAELIDRFGPLPPEVEQLLKIVTIKILCRDTNVEKVEAGPKGVVVHFRDKSFANPQGLVAFVGGQASFAKVRPDMSIVFIRELDSIPARLKITTSILRELSKIARAKKAA; encoded by the coding sequence ATGGCAAAGTCCCAATCCACCAAGCCCCAGCCCGCGGTGCCCGCCCCGAAGCCGCAGACGGCGCGGTTCGCGCTGCCGAAATCCGGTGCGCTCGCCCGCGCCCTGGAGGCGCTGAAGCGCGGCGACAGCCCGACGCTGGCCAACGTGCCCGAAGGGTTCGACGCCGTCGTGGTGGCGGATCTCGCCCGCGCGCTGTCCCGCAGCTTCGAGGGGCCGGCCGTGCTGGTCCACGTCGCGCGCGATTCCGGGCGCTCGAACGCGTTCCAGAACGCGCTGAGTTTCGTCGCCCCCGAGATCGAGCTGATGAGCGTGCCGGCCTGGGATTGCCAGCCCTACGACCGGGTCTCGCCGAACTCCGCCATCGCCGCCCAGCGGATGACGGCCCTGTCGCGGCTCTCGCGCTCGCGCTCGTCGGAGGAGCGGCCGCGCATCCTCTGCACCACGGTGAACGCCCTGATCCAGCGCGTGCCGCCGAAGACCCATATCGCGGTGGAGACGTTCTCGGCCGCGATCGGCAACGTCGTGCCGATGGAGACCGTCACCGCTTGGGTCGAGGCCAACGGGTTCCTGCGCACGGGGACGGTGCGGGATACCGGCGAATACGCGGTGCGCGGCGGCATTCTCGATCTGTCGCCGCCCGGCCTGCCGAACCCGATCCGCCTGGACTTCTTCGGCGACACCCTCGAATCGATCCGCGCCTTCGACCCAGAGACCCAGCGCACCGTCGGATCCCTGCGCTCCCTCGACCTCGTTCCCATGAGCGAGGTTCAATTGACCACCGAGACGATCCGGCGCTTCCGCCAGGGCTACATCTCCACCTTCGGCGCGGCGACCCGCGACGACCGGCTCTACGAGACGATCAGCGAAGGGCGGCGCTATGCCGGCGTTGAGCATTGGATGCCGCTGTTCTACGACCATCTCGACACCCTGTTCGACTACGTCCCCGGCGTGCCGCTGATCTTCGACGCACAGGCCGAGGAGGCCGTCGCCGAGCGCCTCTCCCTGATCCGCGACTATTACGACGCCCGCGCCGAGGCGATGAAGGCGCCGTCCCCCGGCGTCGCGCCCTACAAGCCGCTCCGGCCCTCGTCGCTCTACCTGACCCAGAACGACTGGAAGGAGCGGGTCGCCGCCTCGTCCGTCGCGCGGCTCTCACCCTTCTCCGTCCCCGAAAGCCCGGAGCGCCTGACGATCGATTGCGAGGGCAAGGCGGGCCGCACCTTCGCCGCCGAGCGCGCCGACGAGACGGCCAGCGTGTTCGACGCCGCGGTCGCCCATGTGAAGGAGCTGCAGGGATCCGGTCATCACGTGATCCTTGGATCCTGGTCCGACGGCTCGCGTGACCGGCTATGCGGCGTGCTGGCCGATCACGGCTTGAAGAAGCCGATCGCCATCAACACCCTCACGGCGGTGAACGCCCTCAAACGCGGCACCGACGTCGCGGTGGCGGTGTGGGGCCTCGATGCCGGCTTTACCGTCGACAAGCTCGCGGTGATCTCGGAAGGCGACATCCTCGGCGACCGGCTGGTGCGCCAGAAGCGCAAGTCGAAGCGGCCACAGGACATCATCCTTGAGGTCCAAGCCCTGCAGCCCGGCGATCTCGTGGTCCATGCCGATCACGGCATCGGCCGCTTCATCGGCCTCAAGACGGTGACGGCGGCGGGCGCGCCGCACGATTGCCTGGAGATCCAGTATGCCGGCGGCCTGCTGCTGCTGCCGGTGGAGAATATCGAGCTTCTGACCCGCTACGGCTCCGAGGATGCCGAAGTCGCGCTCGACCGCCTCGGCGGCGGTGCCTGGCAGGCCCGCAAGGCCAAGATGAAGAAGCGCATCCTCGAGATGGCCGGCCAGCTCATCAAGATCGCGGCCGAGCGTTTCGTACGCCAGGCGCCCCGCCTCCAGGCACCGGAGGGCCTCTACGGCGAATTCGCCGCCCGTTTCGTCTTCGAGGAGACCGAGGACCAGGCCACCGCCATCGACGCCGTCCTCTCCGACCTCAATGCCGGCCGTCCCATGGACCGCCTGGTCTGCGGCGATGTCGGATTCGGCAAGACCGAGGTGGCGCTGCGCGCCGCCTTCGCCGGCGCCATGGGCGGCAAGCAGGTGGCGGTGGTGGTGCCCACCACGCTGCTGGCGCGCCAGCATTTTCGGACGTTCGCCGAGCGCTTCAAGGGATTGCCCGTCCAGGTGGCGCAGCTCTCGCGCTTCGTCTCGGCGGCCGACATGAAGCAGAACCGGGCCGGGCTCGCCGCCGGCACCGTCGATATCGTCGTCGGCACGCATGCCCTGCTCGCCAAGAACGTGGCGTTCAAGGATCTCGGCCTCATCATCGTCGACGAGGAGCAGCATTTCGGCGTGGCCCACAAGGAGCGCCTCAAGGCGCTCCAGGCCGACGTGCACGTCCTCACTTTGTCGGCGACGCCGATTCCGCGCACGCTCCAGCTCGCCATGACCGGGGTGCGCGAACTCTCGATCATCGCGACGCCGCCGGTGGATCGTCTGGCGGTGCGCACCTTCGTGATCCCGTTCGATGCGTTGATGATCCGCGAGGCCCTGCTGCGCGAGCGCTATCGCGGCGGCCAGTCCTTCTACGTGGTGCCGCGAATCGAGGATCTGGCGGAAGTGAAGCGCTTCCTCGACCAGGAAATGCCGGAGACCAAGGTCGCGGTGGCCCATGGCCAGATGGCGGCGGGCCAGCTGGAGGACGTGATGACGGCGTTCTACGAGGGCAAGTTCGACGTGCTGCTCTCCACCACCATCGTCGAATCCGGGCTCGACATCCCCACCGCCAACACCCTCATCGTGCACCGGGCCGACATGTTCGGCCTCGCCCAGCTCTACCAGCTGCGCGGCCGCGTCGGGCGCGCCAAGGCCCGCGCCTACGCCCTGTTCACCACACCGGCCAACAAGCAGCTCACCGTGCAGGCGGAGAAGCGCCTCCAGGTGCTCCAGACCCTCGACACGCTGGGCGCCGGCTTCCAGCTCGCTTCCCACGATCTCGACATCCGCGGCGCCGGCAACCTGCTCGGCGATGCCCAGTCCGGCCACATCAAGGAGGTCGGCTACGAGCTCTATCAGCAGATGCTGGAGGATGCCGTCACTGCGCTCAAGGCCGGTATCGAGGAGCCGGTGGAGGAGGCCTGGTCGCCCACCATCGCGCTCGGAGCACCGGTCACGATCCCGGAGGATTACGTCGAGGACCTCACCGTCCGCCTCGGCCTCTACCGCCGGCTCTCGACCCTCGAGAACGATGCCGAGATGGAGAGCTTCGGTGCCGAACTCATCGACCGGTTCGGGCCGCTGCCGCCCGAGGTGGAGCAGCTCCTCAAGATCGTCACGATCAAGATCCTGTGCCGCGACACCAACGTGGAGAAGGTCGAGGCCGGCCCGAAGGGTGTCGTCGTCCATTTCCGCGACAAGTCGTTCGCCAATCCCCAGGGGCTGGTCGCCTTCGTCGGGGGGCAGGCCTCCTTCGCCAAGGTGCGGCCGGACATGAGCATCGTGTTCATCCGCGAACTCGATTCCATCCCCGCGCGCCTGAAGATCACGACCTCGATCCTGCGCGAATTGTCCAAGATCGCCCGCGCCAAGAAGGCGGCCTGA
- the hspQ gene encoding heat shock protein HspQ, translated as MTDLLPTESKTRTAKFGLGAVVRHRIYRFRGVVFDVDPIFDNTEEWWLAIPEEVRPRKDQPFYHLLAENAESEYVAYVSEQNLVPDTSGEALRHAGISDVFEQDSDGAYRLRSAHAN; from the coding sequence ATGACCGATCTTCTTCCCACCGAATCCAAGACGCGGACCGCCAAGTTCGGCCTCGGCGCCGTGGTGCGCCACCGGATCTACCGGTTCCGCGGCGTCGTCTTCGACGTGGACCCGATCTTCGACAACACCGAGGAATGGTGGCTGGCGATTCCCGAGGAGGTCCGGCCGCGCAAGGACCAGCCGTTCTACCACCTCCTCGCCGAGAACGCGGAGAGCGAGTACGTGGCCTACGTCTCCGAGCAGAACCTCGTCCCCGACACGTCCGGCGAGGCCCTGCGCCATGCCGGCATCTCGGACGTGTTCGAGCAGGATTCGGATGGCGCCTACCGGCTGCGGAGCGCGCACGCGAACTGA
- a CDS encoding AMP-binding protein, with protein MSAQPAIISFRDAVPADRPALPGRRPETIRPGLCALLAATAHADPARIAFVDPADKAGWSGRRPITWTYGAAAEIVARLANGLKQWRLPPASRVGLVAAPGSETLLSYLAIEAAGHIPCLLPLAWDEDTLVAGIQAAGIQAVLTQSRVAGMLPAECLCRAAFRYFGLRYLAAFGPDVPDGVISLDGMVLDGRGGPFAPGSAGLVTFAAGDPARPIYRPADALIAAIAVHLATTRIAPGERILSLLAPADLRGLVTGLGAALVAGAGLEMLGPFDAVRLAEALALPGPTHLVVPAALERNLAASRCPDGLHSITLAHRLPTRLPARLLTPDAGRGPRWVVDVLAFDETALLTISRADGDLAHLLADPHPPAPFPTLLDIVRGEDGRFAFRGHASKASPLQRGIPPEKAADLWDVSAFAVTIFAGRATGIARR; from the coding sequence GTGTCGGCGCAGCCAGCGATCATATCCTTTCGCGACGCCGTGCCCGCGGACCGGCCCGCCCTGCCCGGTCGACGGCCGGAGACGATCCGTCCCGGCCTCTGCGCGTTGCTCGCGGCGACCGCCCATGCCGATCCAGCCCGAATCGCCTTCGTCGATCCGGCCGACAAGGCCGGCTGGTCCGGCCGCAGACCCATCACCTGGACCTATGGGGCGGCGGCCGAGATCGTCGCACGCCTCGCCAATGGCCTGAAGCAGTGGCGTCTGCCTCCGGCGAGCCGGGTCGGCCTCGTCGCCGCGCCCGGATCCGAGACCCTGCTGTCCTACCTCGCCATCGAAGCCGCCGGCCACATTCCCTGCCTCCTGCCCCTGGCATGGGACGAGGATACCCTCGTCGCCGGCATCCAGGCCGCCGGCATCCAGGCGGTCCTCACCCAGTCGCGCGTCGCCGGAATGCTGCCGGCCGAATGCCTGTGCCGCGCGGCATTCCGCTATTTCGGCCTGCGCTACCTCGCGGCCTTCGGGCCGGACGTGCCCGATGGCGTCATCAGCCTCGACGGCATGGTCCTCGACGGGCGCGGCGGCCCGTTCGCGCCGGGCAGTGCAGGCCTCGTCACCTTCGCCGCCGGCGATCCGGCCCGGCCGATCTATCGTCCCGCGGATGCCCTGATCGCCGCCATCGCCGTCCACCTCGCCACGACCCGGATCGCGCCGGGCGAGCGCATTCTGAGCCTTCTCGCGCCGGCGGATCTGCGAGGCCTCGTCACCGGCCTCGGCGCCGCTCTGGTGGCCGGGGCCGGCCTGGAGATGCTCGGCCCGTTCGATGCCGTTCGCCTCGCCGAGGCGCTGGCCCTGCCGGGACCCACCCATCTCGTCGTGCCGGCCGCCCTGGAGCGCAATCTGGCTGCGAGCCGCTGTCCCGACGGGCTCCACTCGATCACCCTCGCCCACCGCTTGCCGACTCGCCTGCCCGCCCGGTTGCTCACGCCGGATGCCGGCCGTGGCCCGAGATGGGTGGTCGACGTCCTGGCCTTCGACGAGACGGCGCTTCTCACGATCTCGCGGGCCGACGGGGATCTCGCCCATCTCCTCGCGGACCCTCATCCGCCGGCGCCGTTTCCGACCCTCCTGGACATCGTCCGGGGCGAGGATGGGCGATTCGCATTCCGGGGCCACGCCAGTAAGGCGAGCCCTTTGCAACGCGGCATTCCGCCGGAAAAAGCCGCCGATCTCTGGGACGTCTCGGCTTTCGCCGTGACGATATTTGCCGGCCGAGCAACCGGAATCGCCCGCCGCTGA